acttgtccaggtgatagtacccagctgtctggtcaagcaaacactggcctaacaattgctgcaaggacgtttgtggctggttaataaaccaacaggctggttgattaaatcatcagtcaattgactgcagctgtgactgatgactcaccaaagggcgtatcttccacaatgagaggatgcaattggctggatttaatccaattaatcagttgaagacttataagcaagacagttagaggaccttcttcttcttcttcagctgcccagtaaagcatttcctgaagagttcgtcgaagttgccagtttgtttcctgaggagttcatcggacatcttccttggagctgACAGCTTGCTGACTggtctacagaatttggactcgtgcatacctacagttgtgtgagtcactttcacaaatctgatagtcagagacacctctcattgattctgtttccctagagaaccctaactaatacaaacactgataaataatgaaaacaattttttaaaagaatatcttTATCAGTAATATAATTGTGGCTATGTTCTTGAATAAGAAACTTTGTTATGAATATATTCTTATGATTGAAACTATATTAGTGAAGAATTCTTACTAGTCTCCTTTTCTTGTTTCCCTCAATCTCCCACCATATTACATGCTAGTCTTCAGCTGCAGCAGCAGAGTAATAGATTGAATGTGGCTTATAATGCAACTATGAAGACTAAATTAAAACCAGTTAGCTAAAATTAAACATGTTTCTTTTTAGTAAATTCAGTGAATTTGTTTTCGGAGAAATGTCCAATGCCTAgagatataaaaggaaaaaaaaaactcctcgataataaaaattatataggtAGTTCATTGCACCTAAAGATGAATAACTAGTGATTAATAGTGACCATGGTGGTGACTGATGGCAACAGTAGTGAAGGTGAGGATGACACTGACGTTAATGACTGAAGTGGTCACGGTAATGATGCTGATAATGACAATGAAGTGATGAAGCCACAGATGGTCCAAGGTGCAGTTAGACACCAGGCTTCCCAAACTCAAAGTAACTCTCCCAGTAAGAGGAAAATTAACACACTTGGGAGATAATATATTATTCACATGCAGGTATGTGAATACCTGCAAACTCTAATTGCTTTTTCATTGAGGATCCGTCTCTGGAGTGCCTTCATCCCAGGAGAGGTTCTGCTTAAAGATAAATAGACTCCAAGATTCCCAATCTCAGTGACCCATTTTTCATGTCTGTGGGGGCTGCTTTGATTTCAAATGTATACATggtgggtgttgaattttgtcaagtgcttttatgtatttatagaaatattcatttttttttcttttttggtcccTTAATATGGAATATTATATGGATTCAGTTTTGAAATAACCAatcttgcatttctgggataaatcccacttgttcataatgtttacccccattttatatagtgttgaatttgatttgatattttattaaggatttttgtgtctatgtttATAAGGAATATTGTTCtgtagtttccttttgttttaatatatgtatCTGGTTTATGTATCAACAGAAATGCTGGGCtcataaaaagaatgaggaagtttTTGCTTCTTCTAAACTGTAAAAGAGGTGTGTAGAGGTGGTATCATTCTTTCTTAACTATTTTACAGAAGTCAACAGTGAAAGTATTTGGGCCTTAAGTTTTATTTATAGGAAAGTATTTAACTGTGAATTCCATTTCTTTACTATTACTATTTAGgttatctatttcctcttgagtGAGGTTTGGTAGTTTAAGGCAAGTTGAAAATTAGGGACATTAGGttgttatccttttaatatcCCTAGGATCTGCAGTGAtgtcccctccttccttctcatATTGGTGACTTGCatattctctctccttctcttcctctttttctctactcctcccccacccccgtttctctccctctcttttctcagTCCGGCTAAATAGTCattattttattgatgttttcaaagaaccagctttggtttcattgattcttttcctTGTGTTTATCTGTTTCTTATCTCATTGACTTCCATGTTTATCTTTATAATTCCCTCATTATGCTTCTTTTTAGTAATTTATTAAGGTTATTGATTTtagaatttccttctattttaaaataagcatttaatgaagtattccaaaaattttattgtcttcttttcattcagttcaaaattgttttctaatttacTTTGTGACTTCTTCGACTCATATGTAATTTAGAAGCAtgctatttaattttcagatatttgaagATTTTCCAGATTTAGTGTTTGAATTTGTTGTATTAAGGGTACATGCTCCatattatttcaatctttttcagTGTATGGAGGTTAAattttattatccagaatatggTCTACCTCCACAAATGTTCCATATGCCTTTGAAAATATTGTGCATTCTGATGCTGCCAGGtagagtgttttaaaaatatcaactaGGACAACTTTGTGGGCACTCTGCCACATccttattcattttttctactaGTTCTGTCAATGAGAGAGaagtattgaaatctccaagtaTTTGtcggatttgtctatttctcctttccttgctgtcagtttttgcttcatgtattttgaaactccaaTAATAGGTGAACTCATTTAGGACTGTTGTGTCCTCTTGACAAACTGACTCATTtgtcattatgaaatgtccctctttgGTCCTAGTAACACTccttgctctgaagtctactttgtttGATGTTGACACAACCACCCAGCTTTCGTTTGATTGCGTTTCCATAGTATATCATTTCCATCTTTTAGTTTAAGCTATCTGTCTTGATATTTATAGTGAATTTCTTGGAAATGCATATTGTTGGGATACTTTTtatctgattggacaatttcagCATTTTAACTGAAGTACTAAACCATTTACATGCAATTCAATTATCAAAATGGTTGGATTTAAATCTACtatcttgttatttattttctacttgtCCAACTGTCCTTTATTCCATTTTCTGTCttccctgccttcttttggacTAATTGAGTTTTTTGGATGATTaaagttcatcaccactattggcttattagctatatagctctttgttttattattcatGGTTGTTCTAAGTTCTACAATATGCATTTTAACACGTCACAGTCTTCTTTCAAATAATACTAAACCACTTCACATAAAGTATAACAACCTATCCACAGTACTGTTCTAGTTCCCCTTTCTGTTCTTTATGCTATTGATGtcatattttacttctacatatgaTAAACCCCACaatatattatgaatattgctTTGAACATTAGTTTATcttttaaggaaattaaaatttccattgccctttattcttttgtgtttattCAAATTTCCACCTGGTTTTACTGCCTTCTGACTAAAAaacttaatatttcttgtagtatAGTTCTTATGGCAAAGAATTCTCATAGCATTTGCTTGAAAAGTCTTCATTTCACTTTTaatcttgaaatattttcaatcaTTATAGAATTAtaggttgaatttttttttcttttagcactttaaagatgttatttcattgacttccagttgACATAGTTTCTGATGAGGAGTGTGCTGTAATTCTTATCATTGTTTCTCTATTTGCAGTatgtgtgagtttttttttttttttttaacttgtatgcttttaaaactttttatctttattatcagTTTGCAACAATTTGATTATTGTGTACTTTGGTATTCTTTGAAGGTTATCCCACTTGGGATTCACTGAGTTTCTTCCATCTGtgggttttaaattttctttaattttagaaacttttcagccatcatttcttcaaacatttttccTCTACTAACTCATCACCTCTGGAATTCCAGTCACACCtatgttttattatttgataTTATTCCACGGAAGGTCAGCAAACTTTAGTTcacttttttagtcttttttgtctgtactttattttgctttaatttctatTACTTTATCTTGAAGTGTgtgggtattttttttccttcagtgccTCATCTGCTACCAATCCCATTCAGTGTATATTTTATTTcagccactgtgtttttcatctctagaaattcCATTTgggtctttatttcatttttccctgcATTGTGTTTTTGAGTAAATTTCCAACAATCATAATAGCTATTTAAAGGTATCTGTCTGTTAATTTCATCAGCTCTATAATTTATGgatctatttttattaattctattcCTTCTGTTTATGTTCAcaattttcctgcttctttaacTGGGTATATTTGACTGCATGCCacacattgtgaattttacatttctgagtgctggattttgttgtaATCCTTTGAAGAGTATTGGAATTTCTTCTGATACATAGTTAAGTTACTTAtatatccattttattatttaaagtcGTGTTTTTAAACTCTGTTAGGAAGATTCAGAGCAGATTAACTCTTCTTAGGTTTCTATGCTTTGTGTGTTATGAAGTCTCTCCACTCTGGCAGGAAGAAAAGTATTTCCAATACTTTGTAATCTTCTTGAAGTTGTTCTACAAGTTGTTGTTTACTCTGGCCTTATGAACTTGTATCCCTCACATAACAGATCAGGACAAAGCCAAAGACTCAAAGGCATCCCTCTGAAGATCTCTGGAGCTGTCTGTGTAGAGCTACCTCCTCTTGGGTACCCCACCCTGCATCATCTAGCAACCCAGGTCTCCCCAAATACCAATCTCTACTACTTCAACTTAGATATCACTGAGACTTCCTGAATTCCACTGCCCTGCACATGCCATTGAAAATACCTACAGGTAGGTAAGATAATACAATCAAAGGgctcattttgtttgtttccgTTTTCTCAAGAATGAGGTTGGCACACCTATGGTCAAAAATCTGGAAAATGTTATTTCctatattttttctacttttctagtTGTTCATGGTAGAAAGACAATTCCAATAGGAATTTATTCTTCACAAATCGAAGTGCAGGTTCACTCACAAACTTTTAAATATTCTGAAGCTCTATGCTGTGATATCCTCCAGCTTGACAAACCGTCTTTTTTCACTCACATGGAACTTTGTGTAGAACTTAGCCTGTGACAGGCAAGATATCCCAGGGTCTTAAATTTACCACTCGATAATTACTCAACAGAATCTACCAGAATACTTCTAGCAAACAACTTACCAGAAGAAAACTACTGTCTTCTTTTACACATTgagtttttcttctattttatctcattaggtagaaaaaagaaatgaagaaaaaagatcaCAAGAAAATGCAAGGCATGGTGACAGTAGTTTCTTCTCAAGACCAACTTTAAATTACCATTTTGACTTAGAGGTACTAATTAATATTCCTTCCAGGGAGTCTCTTGGACATTACACATAATTACCATCGGCTGCAAGCCTTCTCTGCATTGACCATAGGGTGactttaaaagcagaaaaacagtAAAGAATAACTTAGAAGTCAACagcatagaaatagaaaaatggtgACGCAATGAGAGAGGCTGAAGTTattcagggggtggggagggtggttAGTACATTTGGTGTGAGGAGAGAAGGTGGCCAAGAGTAGACTGATGACTAGGAACTCAGGATTTAAAATTCCCATTTCCCTCTCACTCTCACATCATTTTGCTCTTGATTTATGAGTTATATTATATTCTACTTTTAGTTCCACCTACTCCTAATCCTGATCCAACCTGAATTTTCCTGCATCCTCTGAGCATAGTGGAGAACGATCAATCTCATATTTTCCCTCAGTTACTTTCTCTTACCATTAACTCCAGTTCAAGCCTAATGTCCCCAATTTTTTAAGCTACAAAGTTATTCTGGTTCCAATAAACACAAAACTCtcaaaaatctatactttctttAACTGAATTTTACCTCCTTCCCAGAGACACTGAGCTCAATGCCACAGGTCAATTATATAAGTATTCCTATACATGGAATCCTGACATCAGTATTTTATCAAGCTCACCAAGTGATTGTAATGTATAGTCAGCATTGAGGATAATTACCTTAGGACCTTGGGCacaataaaaattaggaaaatttcaatatgcctaaaaaaaaaactcacttttGTATAGCAACTGgatacttgaaaaatatttgcagGTATATTATTCCATTCTATTTCTAAAACAACCTTAGGAATTGATATTGAAATTCTACTCATCTTTCAGATATGAATATTGACCTCTCAATCAGTAAATAGTAAGGCTTTAACTGCCATCCTGCACTACCCGGATTTGAGATAAGGTGgcctcacattttcattttctagggAATATTTTGAGATTGCTTGGATGACAAGGAGATTACATTTCTGAATCAAAACACATCTCTAACCCCAAGAAATGAAACATACTAATAGTATTCTCTAGGGGACATAAAGAGCATGAGAGTGGTAAAAAGCTTCACATGTGGccccttttctctcattttcctgaTCTCCAAAACACTCCATGATTGTCTGACTCCTAGCAAACAATAAAAGTGCTGAGGATATCAGCAATCAGGAAGGAGTTCAGGATCAGTCAGTGAGGGGCAAATGTTGGTAGCTAGCCTCATCTGAAAGGGTCATGGGCTCTTCTCTCCATTCTCACAGGCTCCAACTCCAAGAATGGCTGCAGAAAATCACTCCACAGTAACAGAGTTCATTCTCGGGGGACTAACAAATCGGCCAGAGCTCCAGCTCCCCCTCTTCATCCTCTTCCTAGGGATCTACATGGTCACCATGGTGGGGAACCTGGGCATGATCACCCTAATCCGTCTCAACTCTCAGCTTCACACCcctatgtactttttcctcagtAATTTGTCCCTTGTAGACATGTGCTACTCCTCTGTCATTACACCTAAAATGCTGGTGAACTTTGTGTCAGAGAAGAACATCATCTCCTATGCGGGGTGCATGTCACAGCTctacttcttcctcttttttgtcaTTGCCGAGTGTTACATGCTGacagtgatggcctatgaccgctacgtTGCCATCTGTAACCCTTTGCTTTATAACATCATCATGTCCCATCAAGTCTGCTCCCTGCTGGTGACTGTGGTTTATATTATAGCCCTCATTGGCTCAACAATAGAGACTGTCCTCATGTTAAAGCTGCCCTATTGTGAGGTGCTCATCAGACATTACTTCTGTGACATCCTCCCTCTCATGAAGCTCTCTTGCATTAGCACCTACGATGTCCGGATGGCAGTTTTCTTCTTGGCTGGATTTGACATCATACTCACCAGCTTAACAGTCCTTGTTTCCTATGCcttcatcctctccagcatcATCCACATCAGTACCACAGAGGGCAGGTCCAAAGCCTTCAGCACCTGCAGCTCCCACCTGGCAGCTGTGGGAATATTCTATGGCTCTACTGCGTTCATGTACTTAAAGCCCTCCACAGCCAGTTCCCTGGCCCAGGAGAACATGGCCTCCGTGTTCTACACCACAGTGATCCCCATGCTGAACCCCCTAATCTACAGTCTGAGGAACAAGGAGGTCAAGGGTGCCTTGCAGAAAACACTGAGGAGAAAACTGTTTGGATTCAAATGTTATTCTTCCTCGGTTTGAAAACTGGGATATAAATATAGGGGAGAAGCCTTCTAAAGATGCACACAAGGATGGAGAACAACTGTTTCCCAACATGACTGAACGCATTTATTCATactttcctcttccctttttGCATCTCACACCTCTCATATCTGACTCTTCTTGAATCTTGCTGGTTTTAAGTTCATGTTTTCATCCATTTGGGGTCAGTTTTCTCTATTCTTGGCCCTCTGGTAAGCATTTATCTATTTAGATTACAATAGAACATAAATTTAGAAGTTTCAGCAGTGAGTTTAAGGAaagtattcattaatttattatctCTTATGGATAAAATATTACCAAAACTAATTCTAGAAATTTGTACTTGGGAATACACAAGACAAATGAAGATGAATCCGAACGTCACCAAGATgtgattgtgatggttaatttcatgtgtcaacttggttaggttatggtattcagttgtctggtcaagcaagcactggcctgattattactgtgaagatatttcttGGATCTGAATCATTAGTCAGTGGATTGCATTTACAGGTGaatacatctacagtcaacaaaggagatagccttcagtaatgagagaagtctcatccaattagttgaaggccttaaaggaagaactgttgatttcagcaggcagaaagaagaatttctatctctacttcagacagccagcttctcctggggaatttgtcATCTTCATTGACATTCTAACTTGCAGCTTCTGTTTCTTCAGAGAACCCTTTGCTAATAGAGGGAGACATAGTTCCTTTATCATCTAGATTCCTCCCTATATTCCATGTGTCTCTCATTATGTTGTTACCTTCTACTTATTCCTGCCCATGATCTTCTAAATGGTCTGTTCATTCaattgccaccaccaccaccaccatcatcaacatcatAGCATCTAACATTTACAGGATGCTAGGCagtcttctaagtgttttacttAATTATCTCATTTTCTCAGGTGAGGAAATTTTGGTTTAAATAAGTTATGTAACTTTCTCTGGTGACATAGTTGGTAAACAATTAGCACTGGGATTCAAACAGACAATTCATTATCCCCTTTCTC
This genomic stretch from Choloepus didactylus isolate mChoDid1 chromosome 6, mChoDid1.pri, whole genome shotgun sequence harbors:
- the LOC119537413 gene encoding olfactory receptor 151, giving the protein MAAENHSTVTEFILGGLTNRPELQLPLFILFLGIYMVTMVGNLGMITLIRLNSQLHTPMYFFLSNLSLVDMCYSSVITPKMLVNFVSEKNIISYAGCMSQLYFFLFFVIAECYMLTVMAYDRYVAICNPLLYNIIMSHQVCSLLVTVVYIIALIGSTIETVLMLKLPYCEVLIRHYFCDILPLMKLSCISTYDVRMAVFFLAGFDIILTSLTVLVSYAFILSSIIHISTTEGRSKAFSTCSSHLAAVGIFYGSTAFMYLKPSTASSLAQENMASVFYTTVIPMLNPLIYSLRNKEVKGALQKTLRRKLFGFKCYSSSV